A single genomic interval of Terriglobus albidus harbors:
- a CDS encoding MDR family MFS transporter — MEEFSTGSQRSLMVALLVAGALFMENLDGTIIATGLPKIGQAFHVAAVDVNVGMTAYLLAVAVFIPISGWVADRWGARTVFGSAIVVFTLASVLCGISQNLWEFTLARVLQGIGGAMMVPVGRLMVVRVTPKDQIMMAIAWTIWPALVAPILGPPLGGFIVDHWSWRWIFLLNVPIGIGCLIANWVLVKNTHEERPPVFDFLGFLLVGGTCFSLVYAMELIGREPANWRFGGILFVVSAACVVLSRRHLRRVPNPLFDLEVLRIRTFSAVMWGGSAFRVAIFMAPFLLPLMFQLGFGLNAFQSGSLTLAVFAGNLAMKPVTTPLLRRFGFRTVLLWNGVLTAGTLLWCGLLQPWTPHWLVLIVLFLSGLGRSMQLTSLTTMGYADLPKEKMSTGSAFASTVQQMTVGGGVAFGVLLLRGSAVLHGRHGGTPQVIDFRWAFYVVAALGLISLLDVRTLPHSAGAAVSGHLVEHEEPVEA, encoded by the coding sequence ATGGAAGAGTTTTCGACCGGCTCGCAGCGCTCACTCATGGTGGCGCTGCTTGTGGCTGGTGCATTATTCATGGAAAATCTGGACGGCACGATTATTGCCACCGGTCTGCCGAAGATCGGTCAGGCGTTCCATGTCGCTGCTGTCGATGTGAACGTCGGCATGACTGCCTATCTGTTGGCGGTGGCCGTTTTTATTCCCATCAGTGGCTGGGTGGCGGACCGCTGGGGCGCACGCACTGTCTTTGGTTCCGCGATCGTTGTTTTTACGCTGGCATCGGTGCTCTGTGGCATCAGCCAGAATCTCTGGGAGTTCACCCTGGCGCGTGTCCTGCAGGGGATTGGCGGCGCCATGATGGTTCCGGTTGGGCGGCTGATGGTAGTTCGTGTCACCCCGAAGGATCAGATCATGATGGCCATCGCTTGGACGATCTGGCCCGCGCTGGTTGCTCCGATTCTTGGACCTCCACTTGGCGGCTTTATCGTCGACCACTGGTCGTGGCGCTGGATCTTCCTTCTGAACGTGCCGATTGGCATCGGCTGCCTGATCGCAAACTGGGTCCTCGTCAAAAACACCCACGAGGAACGCCCTCCCGTGTTCGACTTTCTCGGGTTCCTGCTGGTTGGAGGAACTTGCTTCTCACTCGTCTATGCGATGGAGCTTATCGGGCGCGAGCCTGCGAACTGGAGATTTGGGGGTATCCTCTTTGTGGTCTCGGCGGCATGCGTTGTCCTTTCACGCCGGCATCTTCGCCGCGTCCCGAATCCTCTCTTCGATCTTGAGGTTCTGCGAATCCGCACCTTCTCCGCCGTTATGTGGGGAGGATCGGCCTTCCGCGTCGCCATCTTCATGGCTCCGTTCCTGCTGCCGCTGATGTTCCAGCTTGGCTTCGGTCTCAATGCCTTTCAGTCCGGTTCACTGACTCTGGCTGTCTTTGCCGGAAACCTGGCGATGAAGCCGGTAACGACGCCCTTGCTCCGACGCTTCGGTTTCCGCACGGTGTTGCTCTGGAACGGCGTGCTCACCGCAGGAACATTGCTGTGGTGCGGTCTGCTCCAACCCTGGACACCGCACTGGCTGGTGCTTATCGTGCTCTTCCTGAGCGGTCTTGGTCGCAGTATGCAGCTCACGTCCCTAACGACGATGGGCTATGCGGACCTGCCGAAGGAGAAGATGAGTACCGGTTCTGCCTTTGCCAGTACCGTACAGCAGATGACCGTTGGAGGTGGAGTCGCCTTCGGTGTGCTTCTGCTTCGCGGATCAGCGGTCCTGCATGGTCGCCACGGCGGAACTCCACAGGTTATCGATTTCCGGTGGGCCTTCTACGTCGTAGCAGCGCTGGGGTTAATAAGCCTGCTGGATGTCCGCACATTGCCTCATAGCGCCGGAGCGGCGGTTAGCGGGCATCTGGTCGAACATGAGGAGCCTGTCGAAGCGTGA
- the yiaK gene encoding 3-dehydro-L-gulonate 2-dehydrogenase: protein MLRIPYDELVRTLVLALRNLGFTPARAQECANLFAETTRDGVYTHGIARFPRFAKLIENGAVRPEASPTPVSGFGALERWDGNYGPGNLNAWHTMGRAIALAHQHGIGCVTIGYTNHWMRAGTYGLQAAESGMIGICFTNTMPNMAPWGGNKSVLGNNPLVIAVPRANGAHFLIDFAMSQFSYGALDGYAARGERLPVPGGFDKDGNLTSDPKAILESHHPLPIGYWKGSAFSMMLDVVAATLSFGQATHQVSPDPLRESGVSQVFLAINPAALGPVSTIGDEIIASLHTEPKAKVRYPGERLPATRAENMEKGIPVDEDIWEETRKLAGLA from the coding sequence ATGCTGCGCATTCCGTATGACGAACTTGTCCGCACTCTCGTTCTGGCTCTTCGCAACCTCGGTTTTACGCCGGCGCGTGCCCAGGAGTGCGCCAATCTCTTTGCCGAAACTACCCGCGATGGCGTCTACACGCACGGAATCGCTCGCTTCCCTCGCTTTGCGAAGCTGATTGAGAATGGCGCTGTCCGTCCTGAGGCCTCTCCGACCCCGGTCTCCGGCTTCGGCGCACTGGAGCGCTGGGATGGCAACTACGGCCCGGGCAATCTGAATGCGTGGCACACAATGGGACGGGCGATTGCGCTGGCCCATCAGCATGGAATCGGATGTGTGACGATCGGTTACACCAATCACTGGATGCGCGCCGGAACCTATGGCCTGCAGGCCGCCGAGAGTGGCATGATCGGCATCTGCTTCACGAACACCATGCCGAACATGGCCCCCTGGGGAGGCAACAAATCTGTGCTCGGAAACAATCCGCTGGTGATTGCAGTTCCCCGTGCGAATGGGGCTCACTTCCTCATCGACTTCGCCATGTCACAGTTCTCCTATGGCGCTCTAGACGGCTACGCGGCGCGCGGCGAACGGCTTCCCGTTCCCGGCGGCTTCGACAAGGACGGCAACCTCACCAGCGATCCTAAGGCGATCCTCGAATCGCACCACCCTCTTCCCATCGGCTACTGGAAGGGGTCAGCCTTTTCGATGATGCTGGACGTGGTCGCAGCGACGCTCTCCTTTGGACAGGCCACGCACCAGGTATCCCCCGATCCGCTGCGTGAGTCTGGTGTCTCCCAGGTCTTTCTGGCAATCAATCCCGCAGCACTTGGGCCGGTGTCCACCATAGGCGACGAGATCATCGCTTCGTTGCATACCGAGCCAAAGGCTAAAGTTCGCTATCCCGGCGAGCGGCTGCCGGCTACCCGGGCCGAAAACATGGAGAAAGGCATTCCGGTTGACGAGGACATCTGGGAGGAAACCCGTAAACTCGCCGGCCTCGCTTAG
- the uvrB gene encoding excinuclease ABC subunit UvrB has protein sequence MDFQLSTTYKPQGDQPRAITELMTGLHDGEKHQVLLGVTGSGKTFTMAKVIEQSDRPALVLAHNKTLAAQLYHEFKQFFPNNAVEYFVSYYDYYQPEAYIPSGDLYIEKEATINEELDKLRLSATRSLFERRDCIIVSSVSCIYGLGSPEAYYGMLLLLEKGQQIRREDITRRLVEILYERNEHDFRRGTFRVRGDVIEVYPTYDENAYRIELFGDEVESLSQIDPLFGTVKQRYSRLPIYPKSHYVVQPEKKKSAMDSILEELAEWEAQLEKEGRMVEAQRIHQRTRFDLEMIKSVGYCHGIENYSRHFSGRLPGEPPPTLLDYFPKDFLIFIDESHVTVPQLHGMWHGDRSRKQNLVDYGFRLPSARDNRPLRFEEFESRTGQIIYVSATPGPYELTKAEGVVVEQIIRPTGLIDPEVEIRPVKGQIDDLLGEIRDRAARNQRVLVTTLTKRMAEDLAGYYTEVGVRCRYMHSEIETLERVKLLRDLRKGEYDVLIGINLLREGLDLPEVSLVAILDADKEGFLRSQGSLIQTIGRAARHLEGRAILYADKMTDSMQRAIDETSRRREAQMAYNKEHGITPRTVVRAIDDSLAVVLEADYADLTAEAEGMPEFGTQQELDSYIAKLETEMREAAKQFEFEKAAKLRDTIKELRTKEFLFS, from the coding sequence ATGGACTTTCAGCTCTCCACCACCTACAAGCCACAGGGAGACCAGCCGCGCGCCATCACCGAGCTCATGACCGGTCTGCACGACGGTGAAAAGCACCAGGTGTTGCTCGGTGTGACGGGGTCGGGTAAGACCTTCACCATGGCGAAGGTCATCGAGCAGTCTGACCGTCCCGCGCTTGTGCTCGCGCACAACAAGACATTGGCCGCGCAGCTTTATCACGAGTTCAAACAGTTCTTCCCGAATAACGCGGTGGAATACTTCGTCAGCTACTACGACTATTACCAGCCTGAGGCCTACATTCCTTCGGGCGACCTGTACATCGAAAAAGAAGCCACCATCAATGAGGAGCTCGATAAGCTGCGGCTCTCAGCGACACGCTCTCTCTTTGAGCGCCGCGACTGCATTATCGTCTCGTCCGTGAGCTGTATCTACGGTCTGGGCTCGCCGGAAGCGTACTACGGCATGCTGCTACTGCTTGAAAAAGGTCAGCAGATCCGCCGCGAAGATATCACCAGGCGATTGGTTGAGATCCTGTACGAGCGCAACGAGCACGACTTCCGCCGCGGTACCTTCCGTGTCCGCGGAGACGTCATTGAGGTCTATCCAACCTACGACGAAAACGCCTACCGGATTGAGCTCTTCGGCGATGAGGTTGAATCTCTATCACAGATCGATCCTCTCTTCGGCACAGTCAAGCAGCGCTATTCTCGGCTACCGATCTATCCGAAGTCGCACTACGTAGTGCAGCCGGAGAAGAAGAAGTCGGCCATGGACTCCATCCTCGAAGAGCTCGCCGAGTGGGAGGCGCAGCTTGAAAAAGAGGGCCGCATGGTAGAAGCGCAGCGCATCCACCAGCGCACCCGCTTCGATCTGGAGATGATCAAGTCCGTCGGCTACTGCCACGGCATTGAGAACTACTCGCGCCACTTTTCCGGACGTCTTCCGGGTGAGCCTCCGCCGACGCTTTTGGACTACTTCCCGAAGGACTTCCTGATCTTCATCGACGAGTCGCATGTCACGGTGCCGCAGTTGCACGGCATGTGGCACGGCGACCGTTCCCGGAAACAGAATCTGGTGGACTACGGTTTCCGCCTGCCGTCGGCACGCGACAACCGGCCGCTACGCTTCGAGGAGTTTGAATCGCGCACCGGGCAGATCATCTATGTGTCGGCGACTCCCGGACCATACGAACTGACAAAGGCAGAAGGCGTGGTTGTCGAACAGATCATCCGTCCCACCGGCCTCATCGATCCTGAAGTCGAGATTCGGCCGGTCAAAGGACAGATCGACGACCTGCTGGGTGAGATTCGCGATCGGGCAGCAAGAAACCAGCGTGTCCTGGTCACAACCCTGACGAAACGTATGGCCGAAGATCTCGCCGGGTACTACACCGAAGTCGGTGTCCGTTGCCGCTATATGCATTCGGAGATCGAGACGCTGGAACGGGTAAAGCTGTTGCGCGATCTGCGCAAAGGCGAGTACGACGTGCTGATCGGCATCAACCTTCTGCGCGAAGGTCTGGATCTGCCTGAGGTCTCCCTGGTGGCCATTCTGGACGCCGATAAGGAAGGATTTCTGCGTTCTCAGGGTTCTCTCATCCAGACTATTGGACGTGCGGCACGTCACCTGGAAGGCCGGGCAATCCTGTATGCCGACAAAATGACGGACTCCATGCAGCGAGCGATCGACGAGACCAGCCGCCGCCGTGAAGCACAGATGGCTTACAACAAGGAACACGGCATCACACCGAGAACTGTCGTTCGCGCGATCGATGATTCGCTGGCGGTCGTGCTGGAAGCTGATTATGCGGACCTGACGGCAGAGGCGGAAGGAATGCCGGAGTTCGGGACGCAGCAGGAACTGGACAGCTATATCGCGAAGCTCGAAACCGAGATGCGCGAGGCAGCCAAACAGTTCGAGTTTGAGAAGGCAGCAAAGCTGCGCGATACGATCAAGGAGCTTCGGACGAAGGAGTTTCTGTTCAGCTAG
- a CDS encoding glycosyltransferase codes for MDVVCSPSELTIVIPAKNEAAYLPRLLDSLSRQDLPAMRSVPIFVADAGSTDGTVELAMKFADRLNVAVIPGGLPSVGRNAGARVASTPYLLFLDADIELDDDTLIRRAVRLLRRRRLHCLTTSIRCMSRNPFDHALYLANNLMQRIGSFTKPFGTGMFLLFDAAAFNRLGGFDESALFAEDYHLTRQISPRRFGILRGHILTSNRRFLRTGRLRMVFLFFRTMLNTWNDSYFANDHRYWETPSEAE; via the coding sequence ATGGACGTCGTGTGCTCGCCATCCGAACTGACCATCGTAATCCCTGCCAAGAATGAGGCCGCCTACCTGCCGCGCCTGCTGGATTCCTTGTCCAGGCAGGATTTACCGGCAATGCGCTCCGTACCGATCTTTGTTGCGGACGCGGGCTCGACGGATGGAACCGTCGAATTGGCCATGAAATTTGCCGACCGGCTCAATGTGGCGGTCATTCCCGGAGGACTTCCCTCTGTCGGTCGAAACGCCGGCGCACGGGTGGCCTCGACGCCCTATCTTCTCTTCCTTGACGCCGATATCGAGCTGGACGATGACACGCTGATCCGTCGCGCCGTCCGTCTGCTGCGCCGCAGAAGACTTCATTGCCTGACGACCTCGATCCGCTGCATGAGCCGCAATCCGTTCGACCACGCGCTCTACCTGGCAAATAACCTGATGCAGCGCATCGGCTCGTTCACCAAGCCATTCGGGACGGGGATGTTCCTGCTGTTCGATGCCGCCGCGTTCAATCGCCTGGGAGGCTTCGATGAATCGGCACTCTTTGCCGAGGATTATCACCTCACCCGGCAGATCTCTCCACGGCGGTTCGGCATTCTGCGCGGCCATATCCTCACATCGAACCGGCGCTTCCTACGCACTGGCCGGCTGCGCATGGTCTTCCTCTTCTTCCGCACCATGCTGAACACCTGGAACGACTCCTACTTCGCAAACGACCATCGCTACTGGGAGACGCCGAGCGAAGCTGAGTAG
- a CDS encoding EamA family transporter: MTIWTVVVFATAGDILIAGAMRRLGDLDEIRAKSGLGGAIKAVVTSPFLVAGIGCMAVSFFALLYALSVADLSLIAPATASLTYIATSVSARIFLKEQVDKRRWIAALFVGAGVLLLER; encoded by the coding sequence GTGACGATATGGACCGTGGTCGTCTTTGCTACGGCTGGTGACATCCTCATCGCTGGCGCTATGCGCCGGTTGGGGGATCTCGATGAGATTCGCGCAAAATCGGGCCTCGGCGGAGCGATTAAAGCAGTTGTCACTAGTCCGTTTCTGGTGGCCGGCATCGGCTGTATGGCGGTCAGCTTCTTCGCCCTTCTCTATGCGCTCTCAGTTGCCGATCTTTCGCTGATTGCTCCGGCAACCGCCTCTCTTACCTATATCGCGACCTCGGTTTCAGCCCGCATCTTCCTGAAAGAACAGGTAGATAAGCGCCGCTGGATTGCCGCATTGTTTGTCGGGGCCGGTGTTCTTCTATTGGAACGATAG
- a CDS encoding EamA family transporter codes for MSSTHHTLTPQRWLILMCVMVGAAVGDFLLARGMQQVGAVDLHHLGTLFTAIGNPWVICGILVLLGFMACNITALSWADVSFVYPATAFGNVIIALLSKFFLHEDISKSRWLGISLIVVGVGFVAQGPSRTEHAEETP; via the coding sequence ATGAGCTCCACGCATCACACACTGACTCCGCAACGCTGGCTGATCCTGATGTGCGTCATGGTCGGAGCGGCGGTCGGCGATTTCCTGCTGGCGCGAGGGATGCAGCAGGTCGGCGCCGTCGATCTGCATCACCTGGGAACGCTGTTTACCGCAATCGGCAATCCCTGGGTCATCTGCGGCATTCTGGTCCTGCTGGGCTTCATGGCATGCAACATCACAGCGCTGAGCTGGGCAGACGTCAGCTTTGTCTATCCGGCAACAGCCTTCGGCAACGTAATCATTGCTCTGCTCTCAAAGTTTTTTCTGCACGAAGATATCTCCAAGTCGCGCTGGCTGGGGATCTCGCTGATCGTTGTCGGTGTCGGATTTGTGGCGCAGGGCCCCTCAAGGACAGAACATGCCGAGGAGACACCATGA
- a CDS encoding glycosyltransferase translates to MSLVNAEKCDGEQVGIDRTQIAVIIPTCNAEKNWDRLIFGLHLQKLLPHQITIVDSSSEDRTCELALREGFQLIRIDRANFNHGGTRQMALHHVHWASLVVYMTQDAVLANEEAIDQLIAPFLDPKIGLSYGRQLPRPGAGPFEAHARLFNYPGVSQVRTFESRRQFGIKAAFSSNSFAAYRVEALQSVGGFPSDVIIAEDSVVAAKMLMSGWKTVYQADAQVYHSHSYSPIEEFRRYFDIGVCHHRESWMRETFGKADGEGLRFLRSEISYLWPNRFYLLPEVFVRSTAKILGYKLGLMEEKLPSSLSRKLSFFPDFWKDPVRSKSSMRRHASS, encoded by the coding sequence ATGTCGTTGGTCAATGCTGAGAAGTGCGATGGCGAACAGGTGGGCATTGATCGTACGCAGATCGCTGTCATTATTCCTACCTGTAATGCGGAAAAAAACTGGGACCGCCTTATCTTTGGTTTGCACCTTCAAAAACTTCTGCCGCATCAGATCACGATCGTCGATTCTTCCTCTGAAGACCGTACCTGTGAATTAGCTCTTCGTGAGGGCTTCCAGCTTATTCGAATCGATAGAGCGAATTTCAACCACGGCGGCACACGCCAGATGGCTCTCCACCATGTTCACTGGGCATCTTTGGTTGTGTATATGACTCAAGATGCAGTGCTCGCAAATGAAGAAGCTATCGATCAACTGATAGCGCCGTTCTTGGATCCAAAGATTGGATTGTCATACGGCCGCCAATTGCCGCGACCAGGTGCAGGGCCGTTTGAAGCCCACGCTCGTTTGTTCAATTACCCAGGCGTCAGTCAGGTAAGAACTTTTGAAAGCCGCAGGCAGTTCGGCATCAAAGCAGCCTTTTCCTCGAATAGCTTTGCTGCTTATCGCGTAGAAGCCCTCCAGTCAGTAGGCGGCTTTCCCAGCGACGTCATCATCGCGGAAGATTCTGTCGTCGCCGCTAAGATGCTTATGTCTGGATGGAAGACGGTATACCAGGCTGATGCTCAGGTATATCATTCGCACTCCTACAGTCCGATTGAGGAGTTCCGACGCTACTTTGACATAGGCGTGTGCCATCACCGCGAAAGCTGGATGCGTGAGACTTTCGGTAAAGCAGACGGAGAAGGTCTACGGTTTCTACGCTCAGAGATTTCGTACCTATGGCCAAACAGATTCTATTTGTTACCAGAAGTCTTCGTGCGATCGACAGCCAAGATACTTGGATACAAACTCGGGCTCATGGAGGAGAAGCTCCCTTCGAGTCTGTCCCGTAAGCTATCGTTCTTTCCTGATTTCTGGAAAGATCCTGTCCGTTCTAAATCCTCCATGAGAAGACATGCGTCTTCCTGA
- the pabB gene encoding aminodeoxychorismate synthase component I, translating to MFPRIQVGTVALINALPGAPSYLFHNPLETLTASTVKELEDLLQRIDSATAEGLYAAGFIAYEAGYALEPSLRRLLHTEQPLAWFGIYNDRESFSYQPEPSQIAIEDPDITMSASTFADKVSRIKQHIEHGDTYQLNLTTKLQWNYTAPPEAFLHHILAVQPVEFGALLNPGSRQVLSASPELFFRREGSRITTRPMKGTVQRGRNLEEDREKMAWLANDEKNRAENLMIVDLLRNDLGRICATGSVHVDKLFEVERYSTLHQMTSTIHGELRPGVSYAEIFRALFPSGSIVGAPKIKTMELIHTLEEGPRGAYTGCIGFISPDGEACFSVAIRTITLEGDHAEMGIGAGITYDSDATAEYEETRLKGAFLQQDAQPFQLIETMLWDGNHLHLLEEHLARLLQSAAYFDFACDTDVLRHALQQKVQVLSGTHRVRLLCDRGGVFTIESAPIQLEDLPLRVILSKIRTRSGDLFLQHKTTRRKLYDEQLRLARERGFDEVLFLNEDGNISEGAITNFFVERDGKLFTPPLTDGVLPGVLRAHLHPEERSLKLEDLSPMDRLYLGNSVRGMLPIGYLER from the coding sequence GTGTTCCCTCGTATCCAGGTCGGTACCGTTGCACTCATTAATGCTCTTCCGGGAGCACCCAGTTATCTATTCCATAATCCCCTCGAGACCCTCACGGCCTCTACGGTGAAGGAATTGGAAGACCTGTTGCAGCGGATCGATAGCGCCACGGCGGAAGGCCTGTATGCTGCCGGCTTTATCGCTTACGAAGCCGGCTATGCTCTCGAGCCATCATTACGGCGACTTCTGCATACGGAGCAGCCATTGGCATGGTTTGGCATCTACAACGATCGGGAGAGCTTCAGCTACCAACCAGAGCCGTCGCAGATCGCGATCGAAGATCCCGACATCACCATGTCGGCATCGACCTTTGCAGACAAGGTCTCGCGCATCAAGCAGCACATCGAGCACGGTGACACCTATCAGCTCAATCTGACGACGAAGCTTCAGTGGAACTACACTGCTCCTCCGGAAGCATTTCTCCATCACATCCTTGCCGTACAGCCGGTTGAGTTTGGCGCCCTACTGAATCCTGGTTCGAGACAAGTCCTCTCGGCTTCGCCGGAGTTGTTTTTCCGCCGTGAAGGAAGCCGCATCACGACGCGCCCGATGAAAGGCACCGTGCAGCGCGGCCGCAATCTTGAAGAAGATCGCGAGAAGATGGCCTGGCTGGCGAATGACGAAAAGAACCGCGCGGAAAATCTGATGATCGTTGACCTGTTGCGCAACGATCTCGGACGTATCTGCGCCACCGGCTCTGTTCATGTCGACAAGCTCTTCGAAGTCGAACGTTACTCGACACTGCACCAGATGACCTCAACCATCCATGGCGAACTGCGCCCCGGAGTCAGCTATGCCGAGATCTTCCGGGCGCTCTTCCCTTCCGGTTCAATCGTCGGCGCTCCGAAGATCAAGACTATGGAACTGATTCACACTCTGGAAGAAGGGCCGCGTGGCGCCTATACAGGGTGCATCGGTTTTATCTCACCCGACGGCGAAGCATGTTTTTCTGTTGCAATCCGCACCATCACGCTGGAAGGCGATCACGCGGAGATGGGGATTGGCGCGGGAATCACGTATGACTCCGACGCCACGGCAGAATACGAAGAGACGCGGCTCAAGGGAGCCTTCCTGCAGCAGGATGCACAACCCTTCCAGTTGATCGAGACCATGCTGTGGGATGGCAACCATCTTCACTTGCTCGAGGAACACCTTGCTCGTCTGCTGCAATCAGCCGCCTACTTCGACTTTGCCTGCGATACCGATGTGCTGAGGCATGCTCTCCAACAAAAGGTCCAGGTTCTTTCAGGCACACATCGCGTCAGGCTGCTCTGTGATCGAGGAGGCGTCTTCACTATTGAATCTGCTCCGATTCAGCTTGAAGATCTACCGCTGCGGGTAATACTCTCCAAAATCCGGACGCGCTCGGGAGATCTCTTTCTTCAGCACAAGACCACCCGTCGCAAGCTCTACGACGAGCAACTTCGTCTCGCGCGCGAGCGGGGCTTCGATGAGGTTCTTTTTCTCAACGAAGATGGCAACATTAGCGAAGGAGCGATCACGAACTTCTTTGTCGAACGCGATGGAAAGCTGTTTACGCCTCCGTTGACAGACGGAGTACTGCCAGGTGTGCTGCGCGCCCATCTCCATCCTGAGGAACGCTCCCTGAAGCTGGAAGACCTGTCACCAATGGATCGTCTGTACCTCGGGAATTCTGTCCGCGGGATGCTTCCCATCGGGTACCTGGAGCGGTAA